The stretch of DNA GACTTGGCAAGCTTTACAGCCGATACAAGTTGTTACATCAATAAGTTTTGCGACTTCTTGCTGAAAGTCTCTTGCTTGTGGTGCAGGGGTTAGCTTGTTTGTAGCAGAACGCCTAATAATATCTTGAGTTTGTAATGACATAATTTTTACCTCCTATCCACTACACAGTTAAGGTATCTGAAGAAACTTTTTCAACATTCACTAAAAAAGACTTATATTCTGGTGTCTGTGAGTTTGCATCACCGACAGTCGGCGTTAATCCATTTGCCAAAAAGCCTTTTTTCGTTTGTCCAGTATATCCCCATACAATAGGGACACCGATTGTTTCTATCTCTTTACCATCAACGATTAGTGTTGGCATTCGTTTAGTCACTACCGCTTTAGCTTTAACATAACCTCGATATGAGCTAACTTTAACTGTATCGCCAAGCTTAATTCCCTTTTTATTAGCCAAATTCTCGCTAATTTCGATAAATTGCTGCGGTTGTATAATTGCATTGAGTCTTGCATGCTGGGTCCAAAAATGGAAATGCTCAGTAATACTATAAGTTGTTCCAACATAAGGAAACTCTTTTGCATTACCTAAACGCGCTAAATCTTCTTTGAAAATACGTGCTACAGGATTAGTAATTTGTTCTGGATGTAATGGATTAGTACTAATCGGTGTTTCAAATGGTTCATAGTGTTCAGGGAACGGCCCATCAACCAAACGATTAAGGCAAAATAAACCGCCTAATCCATCGTTATTCATAATAAAGGCACCCGCCCCAGAGCTCGGTGGTAAGGTTGCTATAAAGTCAGGCACATCATTACCTACCCAGCTAGAACCATCCCATTCAATAAGTAATTTATTCGGATCGTATGGGTGACCATTACTATCAGCAGATGCTCGATTGTAAAGTACTCGGCGATTCATTGGCCATGACCATGCCCAGCCAGCATGGATCCCTTTTCCTGATGGATCGGTTGGATCTCGCCTTGCCATCTGATTCCCTTGCTCTGTCCAACAACCACAAAATATCCAGATCCCACTTGAGGTTGTACCATCATCTTTTAGTTGTGCAAAACCGCTAAGTTGTTGACCTTTTTTAACAATAATATTGCCATTGGCATCTTTTAAATCAGCAAGTGCACGACCATTATACTCTTTTGCTAACTCTTCAGAAGATGGCTCATGAGGTATTTTATAATCCCAAACTAAGTTATTAATTGGTTCTTGGCATGGTCCACCTTCTTCTTGGTAAAGTTCTTTCATTCTAAAGAATATACGTGAGATTATTTCAGGATCAGGCATTGCATTTTCAGGTGGATTTGCTGCCGCCCAGTGCCATTGTAACCAACGAGAAGAGTTGACTATCGTGCCATTTTCCTCAGCAAAGCAGTTTGAAGGTAACCGAAATACTTCAGTTTGAATTATACTAGGATCAACATCATTTGATTCGCCATAGTTTTTCCAAAACTCAGCCGTTTCGGTTGGCATAGGATCAATACTGATTAAAAATTTTAGTTTAGATAATCCATCGCGTACTGCATTTTTATCAGGGAATGCTGCAAGTGGATTAAAACCTTGGCAAATAAAACCATTGGCATTACCATCACGCATCATTTTACTAAATTGTAAAACATCGTAGGTTTTATCCCATTTCGGTAACCAGTCAAAACCCCAATTATTTTCTTTCGTCGCGTGATCTCCGTACATAGATTTCATAAAACTAACGAAATATTTAGGGTAGTTTGACCAGAAGTTAACTTCTGTTGGGCCAAATGATTTTGGTGTTTTTTCCGCTATGTATTGTTCAAAAGTAATTTGTGTTTCTTTCGGCAAATCAAGATATGCTGGTAGGCGGTTAGATAGTAACCCTACATCAGTTAAGCCTTGAATATTTGAGTGACCCCTAAGTGCGTTAATACCACCGCCCATAACACCTATATTACCCAAAAGTAGTTGGATCATGGCGGCGCAGCGAATAATTTGCGATCCATAGCTATGCTGTGTCCAACCTAAAGCATATAAGAACGTGGCTGCTCGATCGTTTGTTTTTGTACTGGCTAATGATTTGCAAACATGAATAAAACTATCAATAGGTGTGCCGGTAATATTATTGACGACTTCAGGAGTATATCGGCTCACATGATTTTTTAATAGGTTCCATACACATCTAGGGTTTTGGAGCGTTTTATCTCGAAGCGCATAGCCATTCTCATCAGTTTGATAAGTCCAGCTAGATTGATCATATTTGCGAGTATGCTCATCATATCCAGTAAATAAGCCGTCTTTTTCATTAAAACTGTAGTCATCACGAACAAGTAAACTTGCATTACTGTGGGTAAGTAGATAATCATGATTGACTTCATCATGAGTTATTAAATAGTTAATGACGCCAAGCAAAAAGGTAATATCAGAGCCAGAACGAATTGGTACATATTGGTCTGCAACAGATGCGGTTCTATGGAAACGAGGGTCAATTGCGATTAATTCGGCGCCATTTTTAATTTTAGCTTCCATTGCCCATTTAAAGCCCACGGGATGGGCTTCAGCTGCATTACCGCCCATAACAATCACAACATTGGCATTTTTAATATCATTCCAATTATTTGTCATAGCACCACGGCCGTATGTCGCTGCAAGACTTGATACAGATGGTCCGTGACAAACTCGAGCTTGGGTTTCTAGAGTTAACATCCCTAATGCTCTTGCAATTTTAAACGCTAGCCAGCCTGTTTCATTACTCGCAGCTGATGTCACGAGCCAGCCAGTTGTAGTCCAGCGATTAACCGTTGTGCCTTTGTCATTTTTCTCGAGCAAATTTTTATCACGATCAGCTTTCATTAAACGGGCAATACGATCGATTGCATCATTCCAACTAATTTTTTGCCATTTGTCTGAACCCGGCGCTCTATATTCTGGATATTTGACTCTGTTTTCGCTCTTAATATAATCAAGAACACCTGCACCTTTAGGACATAATGAACCGCGGCTTACTGGGTGATCAGGATCACCTTCAACGTGAAAAATTGATTCAACTACATTTTTAGCGCCATCGCCTCTACTATAAAGTAGCATCCCACAACCGACAGAGCAGTAAGTACAGTTATTGCGTGTTTCTTTTGATCTGAGTAATTTATATTGACGTGTCTGTGCCAGTGCAACATTCGGTGCAAAACCAAGAGTTGCAACAGTTGTGCCAGCCATACCTCCTGCGCAGATCTTGAAGAACTGCCTACGGTTAAATAGCATGTGGACTCCTTAAAAAGTATGACATTAAAAATATTGCTTCATTTTTATTGATGGGATTAATCCCTTATTTTTATAATGATAATAGTTATATTTGATAAAATAAAGGAAAAAAATAAATTAAAATAACAGTTTTTGATCTGCATCAAATTTTGCAAACAGGATAGTACAAAACATTAGCAAATACAGTTTTTATGTGGTACTCAAGTATTTTTTAGTAAAATTATTTTTCTTTCCATTCTAGTCATTTTGTACTTTATCTGAATACAGAGAATCATCTCCCTCTGGGCGCGTTTTAAATCGTCGATGGAGCCACATATACTGTTGCGGTGCTTTTAGTATTTCATTCTCAATTGCTTTATTCATAAATGTGGCAGCTGCAACATCATCATCTAGTGGATAATTTTTGAGAGGTGAGCTAACTGATACGGTATATTTACCATCGGCTCCACGTTTTGGCGTAAAAGGAATGATAGCGGGTTTACCAAGTTTAACTAAAATAGTTGTACCAACTGTTGTCGCGGCTTTATGTACTGCAAAAAAGGGTGCAAAAACGCTATTTTTGGGTCCATAGTCGTGATCTGGGGCATACCAAACTAATTCACCATTTTTTAGAGCCCTAATCATCCCTTTAGTATTATAACGACCAATCATATACTTATTTGATTTTAAACGACCTTTTAATTGGACATAATCCATTACTTTATTATCGTTTGGCCTATAAACGCCAACTCCCGGATGAACCATGCCAAGTATTCTACCTCCAAGCTCTAAGGTTAAAAAGTGAATGCCAAGTAATAATACACCTTTACCTTCTTTTAGCATTTGCTGGATATAGTTATCGCCAATAATTATTGAATGCTTTTTTATCCGTTTATCAGACCAAAACCATGCCATACCTGTTTCAAATATAGCTACACCTGTTGAGATAAAATTATCCCTTAGCATCTTTTCTCGCTCCTGTTTTGGCATATCAGGAAAGCAAAGTTTTAAATTTTGGCGGGCTGTCTCTTGGCGCTTATACATAATTTTAGGTATTAACAGACCTAACCCTTTACCTAATTGATAAATAATGGGATAAGGAAGTAATATAAGGGTATACCATACTCCAATACCCATCCAAGTTAACCAGTACTTGGGGTGGAGTAGGCTTTTTGTAAACCGTGGATAAATCTCTTGTGTAGTAATCACTGAATCTCAATTAACTAAATGAAAAAGAAAACAATTAAGTATCATCTATACATACTTAATAATATATAAATATTCTTTATTACATAAAAATAACTTGATTTAAGTCTAACATACAATGGTATTAGCTAGAATTTGCCAGAAGTAAATCTTTTGTAAATCGTCGGTAAATTTTTGAATAATAGTCAGCGACTAATCAGCTAGTTATTGACTATATGCAATATCAATAAAAATCTTTATCTAATATGGAATTAATCACTCTGTACACTATCTGAATATAATGGCTTTTCGCCATTAGGTCGAGTTTTGAAACGGCGGTGGAGCCACATATATTGCTCTGGCGCTTTTAATATTTCATTTTCAATTGCTTTATTCATAAATGTTGCCGCTGCAATATTATCATCTAAAGGGTAATTTTCCAGTGCGCAAGTCACTGATAAAATGTATTGGCCATTTTTTTCACGCTTGGGCGCAAAAGGAATAATCGCGGGCTGGCCAAGTTTGACTAAAATAGTGGTACCTATTGTTGTCGCTGCCTTTTTCACTGCAAAAAAAGGTGCGAATACACTATTTTGAGCTCCATAGTCATGATCTGGTGCATACCAAACCAATTCACCTTTTTTTAAAGCACGAATCATACCTTTAGTATTATAACGATCTAACATATATTTGTTCGATTTTAAGCGTCCTTTTAGCTGGATGTAATCCATTACTAAATTATCATTAGGGCGGTATACACCAACCCCAGGGTGACTCATTCCAAGTATTCGCGCGCCTAATTCAAGCGTTAAGAAATGGATCCCTATTAATAATACACCTTGTCCTGCTTGCTGGGCTTGTGTTATATGTTCATCGCCCACAATTTTTGTATGTTTCTTTAGTCGTTTATCAGACCAAAACCACGCGATACCTGTTTCAAAAATTGCCATCCCTGTGGAAATGAAATTTTCACGAAGCATTATTTCACGCTCAAGTTCAGAACTATTGGGAAAACAAAGTTTAAGATTTTGACGAGCGGTTTCTTGGCGTTTACCAATCAATTTACGAGAAAGTAGCCCAAGTCCTTTTCCCATTTGATAAATCATTGGATAAGGTAGAAGTACTAATACATATAATAAAGTAATTCCTAACCACGTTAGCCAATAACGGGGATGAAGTAGTCGTTTAGTAAATTTGGCATGGATTTCTTGGTTATTACTCATATTCTTTAATTATTCTAATAAATGAAAGAAATATTATATACATAATCCCAATAAAATTAAATTTTTCACTTTGAAAATATCTATTTATTTGATTTTCCTTTTGTACTAAAAAGAACTAGTAAAAAATAAAATATAACAGTATTCTTTGCATAGTAAAGCGAGGGTGGTTCCCTTTTATCAAATAGCCTAACTATTTGACTCGCGCTTACCGTGCTTTGTCTTACCAGCAAGGTTTGGGTCTTGTATACTAAAGGCTATTTGATTATTAAATCTATTATCAAAGCGGCCCAGTCTGCCGTAAACAAGATTGTTATTCAATTTGCACTCTTTTGAGGTACGTGCGGATGTTTAATATTGTTAACTGGTTAAAAGCTGCAATGGCTTTGATACTAATTTCATTATCGTTAAGTGGTTTTGCTAAAGATCGTCAGCTCTATATTTATAATTGGTCATCTTACATCGCGCCTGATACATTAAAAAATTTTGAAAAGCAAACCGGAATTAACGTCGTTTATGATGTTTTTGATTCCAATGAAATGCTTGAAGGTAAATTAATGGCAGGGAATACGGGTTTTGATTTAGTTGTTCCGTCCGATAGTTTTTTAGAACGTCAGACTAAAGTTGGTGTTTTTATGCCATTGGATAAAAATAAATTACCTAATTATCAAAATCTAGATAAGAATTTACTTAAAATGTTAGCTCAGCATGACCCAGACAATCGTTATGCTATTCCCTATATGTGGCTGACCACAGGGATTGGTTATAATGTTGATATGGTAAAGAAAACGCTTGGTGATGATGCTCCTATTGATGGCTGGGATTTAGTTCTTAATCCAATGAATTTAAAAAAATTATCAAATTGTGGGGTTGCTTTTTTAGATGCCCCAACTGAAATATTTCCAACTGTTTTGAATTATTTAGGATTAAACCCAAATAGCCAAAATCCAGATGATTACAAAATAGCAACGGAGCACTTAATTAAGCTTCGTCAATCAATAACTTATTTTCATTCATCTAAACTTATTAATGATTTGGCTAATGGTGACATCTGCGTCGCAGTCGGTTGGTCTGGTGACATAATGCAAGCTATTGCCGCAACTAAAGAAGCTAATAACGATATTAATATTAAATATTATATACCGAAAGAGGGGGCAATTGCTTATTTTGATGTCTTTGCCATTCCAAAAGATGCTGAAAATATCGATGAGGCTTATGCTTTTTTAAATTACATAATGGAACCTAAAGTAATTGCTGACATTAGTAATCATGTTTTTTATGCTAATGCTGTAAGTAATGCTTATCCTTATTTAGATGATAATATTAAGCAAAATCCTGCTATATATCCATCACCTGAAATAATGGAAAAACTCTTTTCTTTACAAGTGATGCCACCTAAAATTGATAAACTGATGACGAGAAGTTGGACAAAAGTTTTAACCGACCGTTAATTATATAATAATGATAAAAAGCTGATTTTTTCATGTTCGGCTTTTTATCATCATTCAATTACAAGTAGCGTTTAGTTAAAATATCAGCGATAATATGCCTCATTATTTGTAAGAATGGATTTTGCTAAATGTTTTCATATCGTTCAATAACTGTGTTAGCTATTACAATGCTTCTATTAAGTGGATGTTCATTTGTCGATCGTTGGGTTTATAGACCTGATATTAATCAGGGAAATTATATTACTCAAACGGAAGTTGATAAGTTAAAAGTTGGTCAAACAAAAGAACAAGTTGTTTATGTTATGGGCAACCCTATGTTATCGTCGGTATTTACTGATAATGTTTGGTATTATATTTTTCGTGAATTACCCGAACATGGTTATGTGAGTCAAAAAACCTATACAATTATTTTTGATCAAAAAGGTAATGTTACCGATATTAAAACATCATCTTTAGGTAAAGAGAATCTTGAACAAATGGATAATGAAAAAGAACTCGATTAATTGTGATTAGTTCAAAATATTATTTCATTGATTCTATAAGAAGTACGATTAAAAACTAAATGCGGTAAGAAGGTAAATTATTTAGATTGATTATTACTTTCTTGACCGCAACATTTATATTCCAATCCGGTGTTAAACACAACTCATCTAGTAAGAACCCTATCATAATTATTAAATTTCAACCCTACTGAACGGTTTATTAAGAATTACCTTTCATAATGACCGCTTATTTTTTCATGATGTTAATTATTAATCAAATTGAAAGCAAATAAAAACAATTGAATTTAAAATAAAAAAAAATCAATCAATTTAATTAATAGGTAAAAAAAAATCATATTATCGTTTATAGTAAACGAAATTTTTGCAAAAAAGCAAGTAAGCAATTGTCTTTGCTAAGTGAGTTGATATTTTTTTCCAAAGTGGTTGCAAATTTCATCTTACGCTAGGTTATGTAAAAAAAAATGTAAATGGTTTTTACTTTTTCTTTTAGTGTTTTTTCTTTATTTTTGCTATTTTTGGTTTGACTAAGCTATTTTTAAAACATAAGATTGTTTTTTATATTGTTTAATACTTATCTGGCGCGATATATGGTGCTTCTTATGATTAGAGTGGAAATAGTTTTAATACATAGAAAGAAAGCAGATAAGTTACAAAGAAAAAATAAGTTTGAATAGAAAAAAGGCTATTTAAGTTAGTTTATTAATATTTTATGTAACTAATTGAAAATATTATATTTTACTAGATCTGGCACATTATCAAAATGATACGTAATGCGCGAGACAATACAGTAAGCACAATAAAAAGGTTTTGGATTGTATGAATAAAATTTATAGAGTTGTTTGGAGCACTGCACATAAATCATGGATAGTAACTAGTGAACTAGCCAAAGGTAAACAAAAATCATCTAATAGTAGCAAGCAAAAACTAACGCTAGCACCTAAGTTTAAAATACTTTCAGCTATTTTACTTATAAATAGTTCTATATATTCATCTTTTGTGTTTGCGGGTTCTTGCTCAGTTGCTAATCTTAGTCAATATTCTGCAGCACTAAAAAATGCCGATTGTACGGATATTTTATTGACAGGTAATATTGCACTTAATTCTGGACAGACTGTATTTGATTTTGGTACAAGAGATACAATTAATATTGAGGGTAATAACCAGTACGCAATAACAAACCCTGGTTCTATGAAGGTGACTGGTGGCACTCCAACAAATCAAGTTGACCTTAATTTTAAAAATCTTAGTTTGTCCTCAACTCTTGGTTCTACTAATTCAAATAATGTTCTATTGTATATCCCTAATGCGGCATCATACGTAAATGCAACCTTTGATCAAATTAGCGCTATACCAAATGCAACTCTTGCTGTTATATCTAACAGCACATCTCAAGGTGCTGGCCTAGTTATTGGTAATACGACTAGTTCACGGGGGGCAACCTTAAGTGCATATGGGTCAAATTATAAATCCGGTTTTACTTATGATCAAAGTGCCTATAGTAAAATAACAATAGGTTCATTTCTTTCATCTAACCAAAATGACATATTTTATAGTACCTCGAATAAGC from Orbaceae bacterium lpD04 encodes:
- the bamE gene encoding outer membrane protein assembly factor BamE, which gives rise to MFSYRSITVLAITMLLLSGCSFVDRWVYRPDINQGNYITQTEVDKLKVGQTKEQVVYVMGNPMLSSVFTDNVWYYIFRELPEHGYVSQKTYTIIFDQKGNVTDIKTSSLGKENLEQMDNEKELD
- the lpxL gene encoding LpxL/LpxP family Kdo(2)-lipid IV(A) lauroyl/palmitoleoyl acyltransferase; the encoded protein is MSNNQEIHAKFTKRLLHPRYWLTWLGITLLYVLVLLPYPMIYQMGKGLGLLSRKLIGKRQETARQNLKLCFPNSSELEREIMLRENFISTGMAIFETGIAWFWSDKRLKKHTKIVGDEHITQAQQAGQGVLLIGIHFLTLELGARILGMSHPGVGVYRPNDNLVMDYIQLKGRLKSNKYMLDRYNTKGMIRALKKGELVWYAPDHDYGAQNSVFAPFFAVKKAATTIGTTILVKLGQPAIIPFAPKREKNGQYILSVTCALENYPLDDNIAAATFMNKAIENEILKAPEQYMWLHRRFKTRPNGEKPLYSDSVQSD
- the lpxL gene encoding LpxL/LpxP family Kdo(2)-lipid IV(A) lauroyl/palmitoleoyl acyltransferase, producing the protein MITTQEIYPRFTKSLLHPKYWLTWMGIGVWYTLILLPYPIIYQLGKGLGLLIPKIMYKRQETARQNLKLCFPDMPKQEREKMLRDNFISTGVAIFETGMAWFWSDKRIKKHSIIIGDNYIQQMLKEGKGVLLLGIHFLTLELGGRILGMVHPGVGVYRPNDNKVMDYVQLKGRLKSNKYMIGRYNTKGMIRALKNGELVWYAPDHDYGPKNSVFAPFFAVHKAATTVGTTILVKLGKPAIIPFTPKRGADGKYTVSVSSPLKNYPLDDDVAAATFMNKAIENEILKAPQQYMWLHRRFKTRPEGDDSLYSDKVQND
- the fdnG gene encoding formate dehydrogenase-N subunit alpha, translating into MLFNRRQFFKICAGGMAGTTVATLGFAPNVALAQTRQYKLLRSKETRNNCTYCSVGCGMLLYSRGDGAKNVVESIFHVEGDPDHPVSRGSLCPKGAGVLDYIKSENRVKYPEYRAPGSDKWQKISWNDAIDRIARLMKADRDKNLLEKNDKGTTVNRWTTTGWLVTSAASNETGWLAFKIARALGMLTLETQARVCHGPSVSSLAATYGRGAMTNNWNDIKNANVVIVMGGNAAEAHPVGFKWAMEAKIKNGAELIAIDPRFHRTASVADQYVPIRSGSDITFLLGVINYLITHDEVNHDYLLTHSNASLLVRDDYSFNEKDGLFTGYDEHTRKYDQSSWTYQTDENGYALRDKTLQNPRCVWNLLKNHVSRYTPEVVNNITGTPIDSFIHVCKSLASTKTNDRAATFLYALGWTQHSYGSQIIRCAAMIQLLLGNIGVMGGGINALRGHSNIQGLTDVGLLSNRLPAYLDLPKETQITFEQYIAEKTPKSFGPTEVNFWSNYPKYFVSFMKSMYGDHATKENNWGFDWLPKWDKTYDVLQFSKMMRDGNANGFICQGFNPLAAFPDKNAVRDGLSKLKFLISIDPMPTETAEFWKNYGESNDVDPSIIQTEVFRLPSNCFAEENGTIVNSSRWLQWHWAAANPPENAMPDPEIISRIFFRMKELYQEEGGPCQEPINNLVWDYKIPHEPSSEELAKEYNGRALADLKDANGNIIVKKGQQLSGFAQLKDDGTTSSGIWIFCGCWTEQGNQMARRDPTDPSGKGIHAGWAWSWPMNRRVLYNRASADSNGHPYDPNKLLIEWDGSSWVGNDVPDFIATLPPSSGAGAFIMNNDGLGGLFCLNRLVDGPFPEHYEPFETPISTNPLHPEQITNPVARIFKEDLARLGNAKEFPYVGTTYSITEHFHFWTQHARLNAIIQPQQFIEISENLANKKGIKLGDTVKVSSYRGYVKAKAVVTKRMPTLIVDGKEIETIGVPIVWGYTGQTKKGFLANGLTPTVGDANSQTPEYKSFLVNVEKVSSDTLTV
- a CDS encoding extracellular solute-binding protein — protein: MFNIVNWLKAAMALILISLSLSGFAKDRQLYIYNWSSYIAPDTLKNFEKQTGINVVYDVFDSNEMLEGKLMAGNTGFDLVVPSDSFLERQTKVGVFMPLDKNKLPNYQNLDKNLLKMLAQHDPDNRYAIPYMWLTTGIGYNVDMVKKTLGDDAPIDGWDLVLNPMNLKKLSNCGVAFLDAPTEIFPTVLNYLGLNPNSQNPDDYKIATEHLIKLRQSITYFHSSKLINDLANGDICVAVGWSGDIMQAIAATKEANNDINIKYYIPKEGAIAYFDVFAIPKDAENIDEAYAFLNYIMEPKVIADISNHVFYANAVSNAYPYLDDNIKQNPAIYPSPEIMEKLFSLQVMPPKIDKLMTRSWTKVLTDR